In Deinococcus sp. HSC-46F16, the following are encoded in one genomic region:
- a CDS encoding DegV family protein encodes MLAVVTDSTCDLAPETARQLGLHVVPLRVLMGGRSLLDWQDVDPDAVYEHQRSGGQVSTEPATQAAFERAYRDLLATHDGVLSLHISGHLSATAAHARQAAQALGAGNRIQVLDSGFASLPLAEAALAAREVIGRGGDLAAAQQAVARVQSGLMAEFTVPTLEYLRRGGRLSRTQEFIGNMLGVRPVLRFDAGRLKAVRRVRAAQATGDILAQLEAHFGREPVAVTIGHAGRDAARIAELRSAVQASGLNVARGRLQLLGPVIGAHVGPGTYGLMARPLLA; translated from the coding sequence ATGCTTGCCGTCGTGACGGATTCCACCTGCGACCTCGCCCCCGAAACGGCCCGGCAGCTCGGCCTGCACGTGGTCCCGCTGCGGGTTCTCATGGGCGGCCGGAGCCTGCTCGATTGGCAGGATGTTGATCCCGACGCCGTGTACGAGCACCAGCGCTCCGGGGGCCAGGTGAGCACCGAGCCTGCCACCCAGGCGGCCTTCGAGCGGGCGTACCGGGACCTGCTGGCCACCCATGACGGCGTGCTGAGCCTGCACATCAGCGGACACCTCTCGGCCACCGCCGCCCATGCCCGGCAGGCGGCACAGGCGCTGGGGGCCGGGAACCGCATCCAGGTTCTCGACAGCGGTTTCGCTTCCCTGCCGCTGGCTGAGGCCGCCCTCGCCGCGCGGGAGGTCATCGGCCGGGGGGGGGACCTCGCGGCGGCGCAACAGGCCGTGGCCAGGGTGCAGAGCGGCCTGATGGCCGAGTTCACCGTTCCCACCCTGGAGTACCTGCGCCGGGGCGGGCGCCTCTCGCGGACGCAGGAGTTCATCGGCAACATGCTGGGGGTGCGGCCCGTGCTGCGCTTCGATGCCGGACGCCTGAAGGCCGTGCGCCGGGTCCGGGCAGCGCAGGCGACTGGGGACATCCTCGCGCAACTCGAAGCGCACTTCGGCCGCGAGCCCGTCGCGGTCACCATCGGGCACGCGGGCCGCGACGCCGCCCGCATCGCCGAACTGCGCTCGGCGGTCCAGGCCAGCGGCCTGAATGTGGCCCGGGGCCGACTGCAACTCCTCGGCCCCGTGATCGGCGCCCACGTCGGCCCCGGCACCTATGGATTGATGGCGCGGCCCCTGCTGGCCTGA
- the fsa gene encoding fructose-6-phosphate aldolase, producing MEFFIDTAVVDEVREIHAWGVLSGVTTNPSLVAASGRDFKEVIQEISALVGGAISAEVTALDAEGMIKEGREVAQWSEHVVVKLPLTPAGLQACKTLTSEGIKTNVTLCFSVPQALLAARAGATYVSPFAGRVDDIGWDGIELIRQIKEAYVLGDIRTKVLAASIRHPQHVVQSALAGADVATIPYKVFASMIKHPLTQAGLDAFLADWAKRAGASPETPASEAGTNPQQGGVTAQGGTKQ from the coding sequence ATGGAATTTTTCATCGATACCGCCGTTGTGGACGAGGTCCGCGAGATCCATGCCTGGGGCGTCCTCTCGGGCGTCACCACCAACCCCAGCCTTGTCGCCGCCTCGGGGCGTGACTTCAAGGAAGTCATTCAGGAGATTTCCGCCCTTGTCGGTGGGGCCATCAGCGCCGAAGTCACCGCCCTCGACGCCGAGGGCATGATCAAGGAGGGCCGCGAGGTCGCGCAGTGGAGCGAGCACGTCGTGGTCAAGCTGCCCCTTACGCCCGCCGGGCTGCAAGCCTGCAAGACCCTGACCTCCGAGGGCATCAAGACCAACGTGACCCTCTGCTTCTCGGTCCCGCAGGCCCTGCTCGCCGCCCGCGCCGGGGCGACCTACGTGTCACCCTTCGCGGGCCGGGTGGACGACATCGGCTGGGACGGCATCGAGCTGATCCGCCAGATCAAGGAAGCCTACGTGCTGGGCGACATCCGGACCAAGGTGCTCGCGGCCTCCATCCGCCACCCCCAGCACGTCGTGCAGTCCGCCCTCGCCGGGGCCGACGTGGCGACCATTCCCTACAAGGTCTTCGCGTCCATGATCAAGCACCCGCTGACCCAGGCGGGCCTCGACGCCTTCCTCGCCGACTGGGCGAAGCGGGCGGGGGCCTCTCCTGAAACGCCCGCAAGCGAGGCGGGCACCAACCCGCAGCAGGGCGGCGTGACCGCCCAGGGAGGCACGAAGCAGTGA
- a CDS encoding GNAT family N-acetyltransferase, translating to MVQRFVTMTLEVEGADEELLDGVVRRAHGNGFSLFTFGDTGATAEARRKLYDLNRRLAPLLPGNGDEFPTFEEYEREIVEANWFRPEGQLIAAHGNHWVGLVGLGFYEEGRRLHHEFTAVDPAYQGRGVALALKAWSVQKARTWGVREIRTGNDASNAAIIGVNRRLGYALRPGVVKLRRALG from the coding sequence GTGGTCCAGCGCTTCGTGACCATGACGCTGGAGGTGGAGGGGGCAGACGAAGAGCTGCTGGACGGGGTGGTGCGCCGAGCCCACGGGAACGGCTTCTCGCTGTTCACCTTCGGGGACACCGGGGCGACGGCCGAAGCCCGGCGCAAGCTCTACGACCTCAACCGCCGCCTCGCCCCGTTGCTGCCCGGCAACGGCGACGAGTTTCCCACCTTTGAGGAGTACGAGCGGGAGATTGTCGAGGCCAACTGGTTTCGGCCAGAGGGCCAACTGATCGCGGCCCACGGCAACCACTGGGTCGGGCTGGTGGGCCTGGGCTTCTACGAGGAGGGTCGGCGCCTGCACCACGAGTTCACGGCGGTGGACCCGGCCTACCAGGGAAGGGGCGTCGCCCTGGCGCTCAAGGCGTGGAGCGTGCAGAAGGCGCGGACCTGGGGCGTCCGCGAGATTCGCACTGGGAACGACGCCTCGAATGCGGCCATCATCGGGGTCAATCGCCGCCTGGGGTACGCGCTGCGGCCGGGGGTGGTAAAGCTGCGCCGCGCCCTCGGCTGA
- the bshA gene encoding N-acetyl-alpha-D-glucosaminyl L-malate synthase BshA: MPTPQRPDKIAVLCHTGAGGSGVVATELGLLVAAAGREVHFVGSAVPFRLAGQRGLGRPYFHQVGGFAYALFDQPYPELAATNTLTEVILEHGVSLTHAHYAIPHASAAIHAREITGRSRVLTTLHGTDVTLVGAEPAFRHTTRDAIERSDHVTAVSQFLADQTREVFGITREIEVIHNFVDANRFVRVTDPALRARFAHPEEALIVHISNFRPVKRVEDVVQVFARVASEIPARLLMVGDGPERSRAFELAGQLGVIGRTHFLGSFPDVEGVLGISDLFLLPSTNESFGLAALEAMSCEVPVVAARAGGVPEVVEDGVTGYLAPVGDVDAMADAALRVLRDPALYRRLGTAAREAALTRFQPERIVPRYLNAYARTVEG; this comes from the coding sequence ATGCCGACTCCCCAAAGGCCCGACAAGATCGCCGTGCTGTGCCACACCGGGGCGGGGGGATCCGGCGTGGTGGCGACCGAACTCGGGCTGTTGGTGGCGGCCGCCGGGCGCGAAGTGCATTTCGTCGGGTCGGCGGTGCCGTTCCGGCTGGCGGGTCAGCGCGGGCTGGGTCGGCCCTACTTTCACCAGGTGGGGGGGTTCGCCTACGCGCTGTTCGACCAGCCCTACCCAGAGCTGGCCGCCACCAACACGCTGACCGAGGTGATTCTGGAGCACGGGGTCAGCCTCACACACGCGCACTACGCGATTCCGCACGCCTCGGCCGCGATTCATGCCCGTGAGATCACCGGGCGCAGCCGGGTGCTCACCACCCTGCACGGCACGGACGTGACCCTGGTGGGGGCCGAACCCGCCTTTCGGCACACCACCCGTGACGCCATCGAACGCAGCGACCACGTGACGGCGGTGTCGCAGTTCCTGGCCGACCAGACCCGCGAAGTGTTCGGCATCACGCGCGAGATCGAGGTCATTCACAACTTCGTGGACGCGAATCGGTTTGTCCGGGTCACCGACCCCGCCCTGCGTGCCCGCTTCGCCCACCCGGAAGAAGCGCTGATCGTCCATATCAGCAATTTCCGGCCGGTCAAACGGGTCGAGGACGTGGTGCAGGTCTTCGCGCGGGTGGCGAGTGAGATTCCCGCCCGGCTGCTGATGGTCGGAGACGGCCCCGAACGGTCCCGCGCCTTTGAACTCGCCGGGCAACTCGGCGTGATCGGGCGCACCCACTTCCTGGGCTCTTTTCCCGACGTGGAGGGCGTGCTGGGCATCAGCGACCTCTTCCTGCTGCCCAGCACCAACGAGAGTTTCGGCCTCGCCGCGCTGGAGGCCATGAGCTGCGAGGTCCCGGTGGTCGCGGCCCGCGCGGGCGGCGTGCCCGAGGTCGTCGAGGACGGTGTCACCGGCTACCTCGCCCCGGTGGGCGACGTGGACGCGATGGCGGACGCCGCGCTGCGGGTTTTGCGCGACCCGGCGCTTTACCGCCGCCTGGGGACCGCCGCACGGGAAGCGGCGCTGACCCGCTTTCAGCCGGAGCGAATCGTTCCGCGGTATCTGAATGCTTACGCGCGGACTGTGGAGGGTTGA
- a CDS encoding response regulator — MTVPSGLPLRLLVVDDEVQILELLALTLELQGFTVTPARSGPEALAALEDRPLPDLIVMDVLMAPWDGFETVRRLHAQLGERLPPVVFLSGLNRPPTLPVGVTCEYLVKPFRPSELVTCLRRLARPEV, encoded by the coding sequence GTGACGGTCCCCTCCGGGCTGCCGCTGCGTCTGCTCGTCGTGGACGACGAGGTGCAGATTCTCGAACTGCTGGCCCTGACCCTGGAACTCCAGGGCTTCACGGTCACCCCCGCCCGCAGCGGCCCCGAAGCCCTCGCCGCCCTGGAGGATCGTCCCCTGCCCGACCTGATCGTGATGGACGTGCTGATGGCCCCCTGGGACGGCTTCGAGACGGTCCGGCGCCTCCACGCCCAGTTGGGCGAGCGCCTCCCCCCGGTCGTCTTCCTCTCCGGCCTGAACCGTCCGCCCACCCTGCCTGTCGGGGTGACCTGCGAGTACCTCGTCAAGCCCTTCCGCCCCTCCGAACTCGTCACCTGCCTGCGCCGCCTCGCCCGGCCTGAAGTCTGA
- a CDS encoding ChaB family protein, which produces MPYRSMDELPEAQVDQYTEYQKEAFLEAFNNALDEYGGDEDRALAVAHSAAKKAGGKEGRDSG; this is translated from the coding sequence ATGCCTTACCGCAGCATGGATGAACTGCCCGAAGCCCAGGTCGACCAGTACACCGAGTACCAGAAAGAGGCGTTTCTAGAGGCATTCAACAACGCCCTGGACGAGTACGGCGGCGACGAGGACCGCGCCCTCGCGGTCGCCCACTCGGCGGCGAAAAAGGCGGGCGGGAAGGAGGGGCGGGACAGCGGGTGA
- the rho gene encoding transcription termination factor Rho, producing the protein MTQPLSAPLPYHELQDKILPELHLIAAGLGIENYRKLKKDTLALAILEKQAEAEGQVLARGFLEISADGYGFLQANLLDPASRSVLVTAGLIKQFHLRTGDEVIGRARKPRENERYGTLVQVEAVNGLDPESARRRPRFDDLTPTFPDHQLVLEDPLMDDSLSLRVVDLLVPIGRGQRALIVAPPKAGKTTLLKKIANSIVKNYPDVTVMVLLVDERPEEVTDFRESVQGAQVIASTFDEPPQHHVRVAEFVHERARRIVEEGGHVVILLDSITRLARANNLVTPPTGRTLSGGLDSNALHWPKRFLGAARNIREGGSLTILATALVETGSRMDDVIFEEFKGTGNAELVLSRRLEERRIFPALDILKSGTRREELLLQPEVLKKMWLLRKVISDMDPADAMEMLLGRMGKTRNNVEFLASLAG; encoded by the coding sequence GTGACCCAGCCCCTCAGCGCCCCGCTGCCCTATCACGAACTTCAGGACAAGATCCTGCCCGAGCTGCACCTGATCGCCGCCGGGCTGGGGATCGAGAACTACCGCAAGCTGAAAAAAGACACCCTGGCCCTCGCCATCCTGGAAAAGCAGGCCGAGGCCGAAGGTCAGGTCCTCGCCCGCGGCTTCCTGGAGATCAGCGCCGACGGTTACGGCTTCCTGCAGGCCAATCTGCTTGACCCCGCCTCCCGCAGCGTGCTGGTGACGGCGGGCCTGATCAAGCAGTTTCACCTCCGCACCGGCGATGAGGTGATCGGCCGCGCCCGGAAGCCGCGCGAGAACGAGCGGTATGGGACGCTGGTGCAGGTCGAAGCCGTCAACGGCCTGGACCCCGAGTCCGCCCGCCGCCGCCCCCGCTTCGACGACCTCACGCCGACCTTCCCCGACCACCAGCTTGTCCTCGAGGACCCGCTGATGGACGACAGCCTCTCGCTGCGGGTGGTCGACCTCCTGGTGCCCATCGGGCGGGGACAGCGTGCCCTGATCGTCGCGCCGCCGAAAGCGGGCAAGACCACCCTGCTGAAAAAGATCGCCAATTCCATTGTCAAGAATTACCCCGACGTGACGGTGATGGTGCTCCTCGTCGACGAGCGCCCCGAGGAGGTGACCGACTTCCGCGAGAGCGTGCAGGGCGCCCAGGTCATCGCCTCGACCTTCGACGAGCCGCCGCAGCACCACGTCCGGGTGGCCGAGTTCGTCCACGAACGCGCCCGCCGCATCGTGGAGGAAGGCGGGCACGTGGTGATCCTGCTCGACTCGATCACCCGCCTCGCCCGCGCGAACAACCTCGTCACGCCGCCCACCGGCCGCACGCTCTCCGGCGGTCTGGACTCCAACGCCCTGCACTGGCCCAAGCGCTTCCTGGGCGCAGCCCGCAACATCCGCGAGGGCGGCAGCCTGACCATTCTGGCGACCGCGCTGGTCGAAACCGGCTCGCGCATGGACGACGTGATCTTCGAGGAGTTCAAGGGGACCGGCAACGCCGAACTCGTCCTCTCGCGCAGGCTCGAGGAGCGCCGCATCTTCCCGGCCCTCGACATCCTGAAGTCCGGCACCCGCCGCGAGGAGCTGCTGCTGCAGCCCGAGGTCCTGAAGAAGATGTGGCTGCTGCGCAAGGTCATCTCCGACATGGACCCCGCCGACGCGATGGAGATGCTGCTCGGCCGCATGGGCAAGACCCGCAACAACGTCGAGTTCCTCGCCAGCCTCGCGGGCTGA
- a CDS encoding peptidoglycan DD-metalloendopeptidase family protein: protein MRESPFGPPAGHRSPLTRPLLLAALLLAPAATAQPGLPALPGPAERLGAALPRVQLVREDPARLVVVTREAPAQLARRYGVPSSAVTPLPGGQAALPLPPVAPPSHAPFRPASVVPHRVQSGETLDTVAAQHGLRVVELLGANLDRSSLDDLRAGETLWIPTAERGLLVRVKVGQTALSLIAGYGADLAETARANGVLPTTLGPGDFLLLPGVTPDSLHKRLLARREAEEAARERAEARQRERERLEEKYARQARYEAYLAAREQARERARLQEKYARQARYEAYLAARKAQLQAKYDRYAAYLAWKDSPERQQLNERYERQAQYEAALAAQAEARRERERQQAEAQAAARAAPSVRTAGVGPVAGLRWPVHGARITSRFGEEDIDYHKQVFHGGVDLAAPAGTPVYAAAGGTVVESGYGAYGLNVLTGGGGTTLVYGHLSRTAVQAGQTVAPGDLLGFVGCTGICTGPHLHFEVRPGGQAVDPLPLLP, encoded by the coding sequence GTGCGTGAGTCCCCCTTTGGCCCCCCTGCGGGGCACCGTTCCCCTCTGACCCGGCCCCTGTTGCTCGCCGCCCTCCTGCTGGCTCCGGCCGCGACCGCGCAACCGGGCCTCCCCGCCCTGCCCGGCCCCGCCGAGCGCCTCGGCGCGGCGCTGCCCCGCGTGCAACTCGTGCGCGAGGACCCCGCCCGGCTGGTCGTCGTGACCCGCGAGGCCCCCGCGCAGCTCGCCCGCCGCTACGGGGTGCCTTCCTCGGCGGTGACCCCGCTGCCCGGCGGGCAGGCCGCGCTGCCCCTGCCCCCGGTCGCTCCCCCCAGCCACGCACCCTTCCGCCCGGCCTCGGTCGTGCCCCACCGGGTGCAGTCCGGCGAGACGCTGGACACCGTGGCCGCCCAGCACGGGCTGCGCGTGGTCGAGCTGCTGGGCGCCAACCTCGACCGCTCCAGCCTTGACGACCTGCGGGCAGGAGAGACCCTCTGGATTCCCACCGCCGAGCGCGGGTTGCTCGTGCGCGTCAAGGTGGGCCAGACCGCCCTCTCGCTGATCGCGGGCTACGGGGCTGACCTCGCGGAGACGGCGCGGGCGAACGGTGTGCTCCCCACCACCCTGGGGCCGGGCGACTTTCTGCTGCTGCCCGGCGTCACGCCCGACAGTCTGCACAAGCGTCTGCTCGCCCGCCGCGAGGCGGAGGAAGCGGCCCGTGAGCGGGCCGAGGCCCGGCAGCGCGAACGTGAGCGCCTGGAGGAGAAGTACGCCCGCCAGGCTCGCTACGAGGCCTACCTCGCCGCACGGGAGCAGGCCCGCGAACGTGCCCGCCTTCAGGAAAAGTACGCCCGCCAGGCCCGCTACGAGGCGTATCTCGCCGCCCGCAAGGCGCAGCTTCAGGCGAAATACGACCGCTACGCCGCCTACCTCGCCTGGAAAGACAGTCCCGAGCGCCAGCAGCTCAACGAGCGCTACGAGCGTCAGGCGCAGTACGAGGCGGCCCTCGCCGCCCAGGCGGAGGCCCGCCGCGAGCGCGAGCGCCAGCAGGCCGAGGCGCAGGCGGCCGCCCGCGCCGCTCCCAGCGTCCGGACGGCGGGGGTCGGCCCCGTCGCCGGGCTGCGCTGGCCCGTTCACGGCGCACGGATCACCAGCCGCTTCGGCGAAGAGGACATCGACTACCACAAGCAGGTCTTTCACGGCGGGGTGGACCTCGCCGCGCCCGCCGGGACGCCGGTATATGCGGCGGCGGGCGGCACCGTCGTCGAGAGCGGCTACGGCGCCTACGGCCTGAACGTCCTGACCGGCGGGGGCGGCACCACCCTGGTCTACGGCCACCTCAGCCGCACGGCGGTGCAGGCCGGACAGACGGTGGCCCCCGGCGACCTGCTGGGCTTTGTCGGCTGCACCGGCATCTGCACCGGCCCTCACCTGCACTTCGAGGTCCGCCCCGGCGGGCAGGCGGTCGACCCGCTGCCGCTGCTTCCGTGA
- a CDS encoding methyltransferase domain-containing protein, with protein sequence MTWNPEVYHRHREARSAPVHDLLALLPDLPYRDVVDLGCGTGEPTRLLAKQFPDARVLGLDSSPEMLARADAAGLPNLRFERGDILELAGEYDLIFSNAALQWLPDHPALLARLWERLRPGGVLAVQVPANHDHDSHRLLTETAGAFVAELGGFTRFGTAQGASPVLTPAAYAERLDELGAAEVTALSRVYPVVLPGAEGVLDWTRGTALVPYLSRLSAEDAERFTAAYLERLRGRWPGERVYYAFTRVLFVARRA encoded by the coding sequence ATGACCTGGAATCCCGAGGTGTATCACCGCCACCGCGAGGCCCGCAGCGCTCCCGTCCATGACCTCCTGGCGCTGCTTCCCGATCTCCCCTACCGCGACGTGGTGGACCTGGGGTGCGGCACGGGCGAGCCGACGCGGCTCTTGGCAAAGCAATTCCCGGACGCACGAGTGCTGGGGCTGGACAGCAGCCCGGAAATGCTAGCGCGGGCGGACGCGGCGGGTCTGCCGAACCTGCGCTTCGAGCGGGGGGACATTCTGGAGCTGGCGGGCGAGTATGACTTGATCTTTTCCAACGCCGCACTCCAATGGCTGCCCGACCACCCGGCGCTGCTGGCCCGGCTGTGGGAGCGGTTGCGGCCGGGCGGCGTGCTGGCTGTGCAGGTGCCCGCCAACCACGACCACGACAGCCACCGCCTGTTGACCGAGACGGCGGGGGCGTTCGTGGCCGAGTTGGGCGGCTTTACCCGTTTCGGCACCGCGCAGGGGGCCTCCCCGGTGCTGACACCCGCCGCCTACGCTGAGCGGCTGGACGAGCTGGGGGCGGCGGAGGTGACCGCGCTGAGCAGGGTCTATCCGGTCGTGCTGCCCGGCGCGGAGGGAGTGCTGGACTGGACGCGGGGCACCGCGCTGGTGCCGTACCTGTCGCGGCTGAGCGCGGAGGACGCGGAACGCTTCACGGCGGCCTACCTGGAGCGGTTGCGTGGGCGCTGGCCCGGCGAGCGGGTGTATTACGCCTTCACGCGGGTGCTGTTCGTGGCGCGGCGGGCGTGA
- the ileS gene encoding isoleucine--tRNA ligase — protein MTTTESKPTSSTLFEPVPSQPRFRELEEGVLARWQQEGIFERTQERQEGQPEFVFYEGPPTANGRPALHHVLARSFKDLFPRYKVMQGYHVTRKGGWDTHGLPVEISVEKKLGWLGRNHGASREEVEEFARLCRTSVWETIQDWNTFTERLGYWVDLSDPYITYQNRYIESVWNLLKRLHAKGLVAQDYKVVPLSPRISTTLSKAELGEVDSYRMVDDPSVYVRFPVIWDTLPERAHAALSALSGEDRQGLALVVWTTTPWTLPSNTLAAVNADLTYVVARAEGGPIIVAADAVERLSGLHKNAAPLEVLASFPGRDLEGVEYEPPFPEVAVELGVLKELHERNADGRPVMHFVTLADFVSAADGSGVAHEAPAYGAEDLELARQYGVPLMFGVDDHGILRVTGERGKFFKDADKGLIADLKARGRMFHAGTLRHRYPFHDRTGDPILYFAKKGWYIRTNQMADRMLETNEQINWVPGTIKHGRFGNWLEGNVDWAISRERYWGTPLPFWMSEGGDLRVVGSVAELSELTGRDLSGLDLHRPYIDDITFELGGQTYRRVPEVLDVWFDSGSMPYAQWGLLTDETGEQALPGAEASKAQFERHFPADFICEAIDQTRGWFYSLHAIATMLYDQPAYRNVICLGHIVDEHGAKMSKSKGNVVEPLPLFDRYGADSVRWYMFMASDPGDQKRFSERLVAEAQRSYVNTLWNVYSFFVLYANLDQPGLEDAPAAGDRPEMDRWLLARLEETVRDVTEALDAYDARSGGRALERFVADLSNWYVRRNRSRFWGEGGQVDLSAYATLHEALLTVSQLTAPFTPFLAEAMYGNLTRGQGAQSVHLTRWPQVREERLDERLTSEMAAVIKVVELGRAVRGAHNLKTRQPLASATVRAGSPELTDALRRFQAQIMEELNVKAVTFLEGVTDLVEYSLRPNLPVIGKVYGKALPQVRAALAAADAAAVAHAVQAGESFTVEAGGQTFELTPDQVLVDAKAPEGVAAAEDAGFLVAFDTALTRDLVLEGLVRDLVRGIQEARKAAGFEVQDRIRLALELEGDAREAAGAWRDFIAGEVLAEELSFGAGEGHAAEVEGGTAHLTRV, from the coding sequence ATGACGACCACCGAATCCAAGCCCACATCCTCCACCCTCTTCGAGCCGGTTCCCTCGCAGCCCCGCTTCCGCGAACTGGAGGAGGGCGTGCTGGCCCGCTGGCAGCAGGAAGGCATCTTCGAGCGGACCCAGGAGCGCCAGGAGGGCCAGCCCGAGTTCGTCTTCTACGAGGGGCCGCCCACCGCGAACGGCAGGCCCGCGCTGCACCACGTCCTCGCGCGGTCGTTCAAGGACCTCTTTCCCCGCTACAAGGTGATGCAGGGCTACCATGTCACCCGCAAGGGCGGCTGGGACACCCACGGCCTCCCGGTCGAGATCAGTGTGGAAAAGAAGCTGGGCTGGCTGGGCCGCAACCACGGCGCGAGCCGCGAAGAGGTCGAGGAGTTCGCCCGGCTGTGCCGCACGTCGGTGTGGGAGACCATTCAGGACTGGAACACCTTCACCGAGCGGCTGGGGTACTGGGTGGACCTCTCGGACCCCTACATCACGTACCAGAACCGCTACATCGAGAGCGTGTGGAACCTCTTGAAGCGGCTGCACGCGAAGGGCCTCGTCGCGCAGGACTACAAGGTGGTGCCGCTCTCGCCGCGCATCTCGACGACGCTCTCCAAGGCCGAGCTGGGCGAGGTGGACAGTTACCGGATGGTGGACGATCCCTCCGTGTACGTGCGCTTTCCGGTGATCTGGGACACGCTGCCCGAGCGGGCGCACGCGGCGCTGAGTGCGCTGAGCGGGGAGGACCGGCAGGGCCTCGCGCTCGTGGTGTGGACCACGACCCCGTGGACGCTGCCGAGCAACACACTCGCGGCGGTGAATGCGGACCTGACCTATGTGGTCGCGCGGGCGGAGGGCGGGCCGATCATCGTGGCGGCGGACGCGGTGGAGCGCTTGTCCGGCCTGCACAAGAACGCCGCGCCGCTGGAGGTGCTGGCCTCTTTCCCCGGCCGTGACCTGGAGGGCGTGGAGTACGAGCCGCCCTTCCCGGAGGTGGCGGTCGAACTGGGCGTGCTGAAGGAATTGCACGAGCGGAATGCCGACGGTCGCCCGGTGATGCACTTCGTCACGCTGGCGGACTTCGTCTCGGCGGCGGACGGCTCAGGCGTGGCGCACGAGGCCCCGGCGTACGGCGCCGAGGACCTTGAACTGGCCCGCCAGTACGGCGTGCCGCTGATGTTCGGGGTGGACGACCACGGCATCCTGCGGGTGACGGGCGAGCGCGGCAAGTTCTTCAAGGACGCCGACAAGGGCCTGATCGCGGACCTGAAGGCGCGGGGGCGGATGTTCCACGCGGGCACGCTGCGCCACCGCTACCCCTTCCACGACCGCACGGGCGACCCGATCCTCTACTTCGCCAAGAAGGGCTGGTACATCCGCACGAACCAGATGGCGGACCGGATGCTGGAGACGAACGAGCAGATCAACTGGGTCCCCGGCACGATCAAGCACGGGCGCTTCGGCAACTGGCTGGAGGGGAACGTGGACTGGGCCATCAGCCGCGAGCGCTACTGGGGCACGCCGCTCCCGTTCTGGATGTCGGAAGGCGGCGACCTGCGGGTGGTCGGCAGCGTGGCGGAACTCTCCGAGCTGACCGGGCGCGACCTCTCCGGGCTGGACCTGCACCGGCCGTATATCGACGACATCACCTTTGAGCTGGGCGGCCAGACCTACCGCCGGGTGCCCGAGGTGCTCGACGTGTGGTTTGACTCCGGCTCGATGCCCTACGCCCAGTGGGGCCTGCTGACGGACGAGACGGGCGAGCAGGCGCTGCCGGGGGCGGAGGCGAGCAAGGCGCAGTTCGAGCGGCACTTCCCCGCCGACTTCATCTGCGAGGCCATCGACCAGACGCGCGGGTGGTTCTACTCCCTGCACGCGATCGCCACCATGCTCTACGACCAGCCCGCCTACCGCAACGTGATCTGCCTGGGGCACATCGTGGACGAGCACGGGGCCAAAATGAGCAAGAGCAAGGGCAACGTCGTGGAGCCGCTGCCGCTGTTCGACCGCTACGGGGCGGACTCGGTGCGCTGGTACATGTTCATGGCGTCGGACCCCGGCGACCAGAAGCGCTTCTCCGAGCGGCTGGTCGCGGAGGCGCAGCGCTCCTATGTGAACACGCTGTGGAACGTCTACTCCTTCTTCGTGCTGTACGCGAATCTCGACCAGCCGGGGCTGGAGGACGCGCCCGCCGCCGGGGACCGCCCCGAGATGGACCGCTGGCTGCTCGCGCGGCTGGAGGAGACGGTGCGGGACGTGACCGAGGCGCTCGACGCGTACGACGCGCGGAGCGGGGGCCGGGCGCTGGAGCGGTTCGTGGCCGACCTCAGCAACTGGTACGTGCGGCGCAACCGCTCGCGGTTCTGGGGCGAGGGGGGTCAGGTGGACCTGAGCGCCTACGCCACCCTGCACGAGGCGCTGCTGACGGTCTCGCAGCTCACGGCACCCTTCACGCCGTTCCTGGCCGAGGCGATGTACGGCAACCTCACCCGCGGGCAGGGGGCGCAGAGCGTTCACCTCACCCGCTGGCCGCAGGTGCGGGAGGAACGGCTGGACGAGCGCCTGACCTCGGAGATGGCGGCCGTGATCAAGGTGGTCGAGCTGGGCCGGGCGGTGCGCGGGGCGCACAACCTCAAGACCCGGCAGCCGCTGGCGAGCGCGACGGTGCGGGCGGGGTCGCCGGAACTGACCGACGCGCTGCGCCGCTTCCAGGCGCAAATCATGGAGGAGCTGAACGTCAAGGCCGTGACCTTTCTGGAGGGCGTGACCGACCTCGTGGAGTACAGCCTGCGCCCGAACCTCCCCGTGATCGGCAAGGTGTACGGCAAGGCGCTGCCACAGGTGCGGGCGGCGCTGGCGGCGGCAGACGCGGCGGCGGTCGCCCACGCGGTGCAGGCGGGCGAGAGCTTCACGGTGGAGGCGGGTGGGCAGACCTTCGAATTGACCCCCGATCAGGTGCTCGTGGACGCGAAGGCCCCCGAGGGCGTCGCTGCCGCCGAGGACGCCGGGTTCCTCGTCGCCTTCGATACTGCGTTGACCCGTGACCTCGTGCTGGAGGGGCTGGTTCGCGACCTCGTGCGCGGCATTCAGGAGGCGCGGAAGGCGGCGGGCTTCGAGGTGCAGGACCGCATCCGCCTCGCGCTGGAGCTGGAGGGAGACGCCCGCGAGGCGGCCGGGGCGTGGCGCGACTTTATCGCCGGGGAGGTGCTGGCCGAGGAACTGTCCTTCGGCGCGGGCGAGGGTCATGCGGCAGAGGTCGAGGGGGGCACGGCCCACCTGACGCGGGTTTGA